Within the Glycine soja cultivar W05 chromosome 3, ASM419377v2, whole genome shotgun sequence genome, the region catgaaaaaaaaatgtttttgcttttttaCAAGCTAGTTAAAGCAATTTATCATGTAGtgttttagataataaatttatactaCGTAAGCATAACTTATTACTTAGTCTAAGTGCCATGGCATGCATATGCAGAGAAATATTGAGAATGCTACATTTCATGAtctttcatttttgttgtaGAGAAGCATTGACTCAATCcaatttttattgtataattaacCTTCCATTGAGCACCTAATACCTTTGCAACCAAAGataatatttattcttttttctttttggctgTTATTCTCTACAGGAGCATTTAGGAAAAGATGATCTTTCATTTGTCTTTACAATCAAGGTAATTTTTGTATTGATATCATCTATCGACTTTAGTCTGTTAGCTTGATATGGTTAGTGATTGTTCTGTTGAACTCTTATTTTACTTGTACCCTGGTTCACTTATGCTAGATCAGATTATGCAAGATTCTGTGTCTGTGTACAGTTTCTGCAtattactattttgaatttcttttttgaGAATTGTAGAGTGAGCCAGGGGGGGAGGGGGTAACTTATCTTAcagtataaattttttcttagcTACTTAGTATTTTTCTGTGAGATAAAACTTCAGAAGTATATTTCTAACAATTGTCTCAATGGTTCAGATTCCTCAGAACATTTGAGATGCTAAAGAGCATCCTGTTGTTATAGCTCAAGCTGCGAGTGAGAACAGGAGAACCAAAAATAAACTTGAAATTTGTAACATGGTCCCTTATGGACAAACAAATAGGGCCGGACAGGATGGATTAAACATAAACTTACTGCATACCTTGATTCTCATTTATTTCTTACAGTAATATTGCTGAAACACTTTTATGTGTACCTTGATGTCTTGATCAGGCAGCAGACAATGCAACACTTTATGGAGTTTGCTTACATGTGCCTGAAATTGTTCAGAGGCCCCCTGGTATCTTAGGCATATCATCTCCTTTTTCTCATCCCTCTGGGGCATGCAGCCGCTTTCTGGTTTCTGCACCTCGCTGTTACTGTCTTCTAACTAAAGTTCCTTTCTTTGAGTTACACTTTGAGATGTTAAACAGGTTAGCATTATTGGCATGTACTGACTTACTTTTCAGGGAAAAGACATGCTTGATATCCTTTGGTTTTCCCTACATCCAGTAGAACTTACTATGCCTTACTTGGATGCAGTCTCATTGCACAagagcgcctgaatcggataacTCAGTTTATAAATGAGGTGACTCTCACTGGCAGCACTCCATCAACACCCAAATTAGATGATCAAATGAGTTCAAATGCTAACTCCCCGGATAGGGAGTCATTCAGTGACTGGATGGATTGTGCAATACCCCTTGATGCTGCAGCTGTTATTACTGCTGCTGCTGCGGGGATTATATCTGATGATGAAATCATACAGTTGTCCCCTAAAAGATGGGATTCTCGCTGTCAATCTCCTGTAAGTGTGACCGCCAGTGATGCTTCAGATCATTGGCAGGTCAGGGATATAGATAAGGATGGCAGGAAGAATCTACAAGATCATGATAATTGTACTTTTGGGGCACcagaaactcttggttctataGAAAGAATGCATGGAAATTACAAAAATGACCAAGTTTCTCCGAAAGTTGGAACACCTTTTTCTGCTCAGAATCGTGTCTTGGAGCGTCTTGGAAGTTCCGAATCACTTTTCaggtaataaatttataattacaatattcGTTTCGATTTTACTTTTGGATAGACTGTCAtcactttttttccttcaatttatTGTGCTACACTTATAGCAATTATGGAACGAAACTTTTTCAGTTTTGATATGGTTCATCCATCTGTCTACTTTGTTGgtgtgtttttcttcttctttttatgaCATTTAATGTTTAATTCTTATTCAATTTCAATACCATATTGTTTTCATTGGCAGTCCAGTTAGAAGCATGGCATCAGAAGATGAGGACGATTTTTTCTCAAACAATGAAAGAGATTACGGGGACGAATTGTTAATAGAATGGGCCATGGTTAGTGTAAAATGGTTGTCAATTTGTTTTGCATTGATTAAATTGAGGAGATGTTTGATTGGCATTTtacaagttttctttttttgtgaatggatttgataggaaaatAAGAATGATTTGCTACAGATAGTGTGTAGATATCATGCTGAACCTATTCCACCTCGAGGAAGTGAATTTGTCTTCCACCCTCTCGAACATCTACAGGCTATTCAGTACATACGACATTCAGTTGCTTCACTTGGCTTCGGGGATGATTGTTCAAATTGTTCTGAACCAGCTctggtaattttttaattgatttttaacaCAATACTTATCCAAAAATTATGTACACTCCTTACAACTATACTTGGTTAAAGGACAATGCAAAGCTGGCAGCTGCTGAGGAAGCCCTGTCATTATCAGTATGGACAATGGCAACTACTTGTCGAGTTCTGTCCCTTGATAGTGTAAGCACATATTCCAGTTGACATTCAACAGTGTTAATGTTTGTCTGAACTCAGAAGTTCTTTATAGAAACCATTTCCTGCAAGCAGAAAATCTTTTAAAGCTATTATTTTTCCTCTAATTTCTATTTTACTGATCTTTTATGCAGAAAATGATTTTCAGATTGATTTTGCTCGTCTCTCATGTTTCCTTTTCCTGTTGCtggtgttcttttttttttttttgctgtttaGTTATCCTAGTTCTTATACTGGATAACATTATTGAATTATAGCTTGCATCATCAGTTCCTAAATTACTATGTGTAGTTTAGGGGTATACTTTGGTTCAAACCAAACCCAACAACTATTTACATCCTCTAACTAAAATGAACCCGAATATATaaaggtaaagaaaagaaagaaaaatatatcatttatatCTCCCTGAACATTTCCATTTTCCCTATGTTTTTCATTCACATAAATAAGCAGATTCCTTGTGATTCTATATTATGAATTATTCCATAATCAGAAAAGGAATGGTGCTGCTAGCATTATTCCTTACCACTAGCAGAAACAATTTGTCAAAGAAGATGCTTTACTGCATTTTCTTTGCATCATGTGGACTGTTACCTATGGCCCCTGCCTTTCCACTTCCTATTGAAGATTTTGACTCATTCCATTTATCCACGATGTTTCTGGTAGGTGATGGCATTAATTACAGGAGTGTTGTTGGAAAAACAGGTGGTAATAATGTGTCCAAATCTGGTAAGTCTTTAAAACAATCATAGTAATTGATGCCCATCGATTTTCCTTACAATGTTGTAGCTTATTACTTAGTTGCTGTTGCTGATTGATTTGGATTGATGCAGAGGGGATTATAACCCAACTTTCATTTTGGCAAATTTTGACATAATGCAGGGTGTTCTATCTGCCACAGTGCTTTCTCTGATTCCCATGATTCGTCCATTTCAGTGGCAGAGTTTATTGCTCCCGGTGAGTCAATGGATTCAACAAGCCATGGTTTCAGATTTTCCTTGTGGCATTGTCAATGTCACGTAGGTCTAACAATATGTTAGCTTTG harbors:
- the LOC114406972 gene encoding uncharacterized protein LOC114406972; amino-acid sequence: MDSKEEAEHHEDRPTSPMRVLQQLSEGAFRVAGEAFHNMYSGGGSSMPQMGPGAHRRCQSELVTREGVQRNNSFQKLRSHVHKAWRWGGRFREEVSPASFNPEVMANQKRQWYRLHPKNLDCVNYKEPESLFEHFVIVGLHPDANLEAVEHAFARRKKWEKEKPASLDYKMLQQQRPPEPTLEPQLLFKYPPAKKLTMSKKDLAPFCFPEGVKAWLLERTPSLSELNELVYGQEHLGKDDLSFVFTIKAADNATLYGVCLHVPEIVQRPPGILGISSPFSHPSGACSRFLVSAPRCYCLLTKVPFFELHFEMLNSLIAQERLNRITQFINEVTLTGSTPSTPKLDDQMSSNANSPDRESFSDWMDCAIPLDAAAVITAAAAGIISDDEIIQLSPKRWDSRCQSPVSVTASDASDHWQVRDIDKDGRKNLQDHDNCTFGAPETLGSIERMHGNYKNDQVSPKVGTPFSAQNRVLERLGSSESLFSPVRSMASEDEDDFFSNNERDYGDELLIEWAMENKNDLLQIVCRYHAEPIPPRGSEFVFHPLEHLQAIQYIRHSVASLGFGDDCSNCSEPALDNAKLAAAEEALSLSVWTMATTCRVLSLDSVMALITGVLLEKQVVIMCPNLGVLSATVLSLIPMIRPFQWQSLLLPVLPGKMIDFLDAPVPYIVGIQHKPDDLNMKTKNLVLVNMPKDQVTMCHLPRLPRHRELLSQLTPIHARLSNERSIARKHPVHRCNEVQAEASTQFLNIMWHYLESLCSDLKSHTITSVQSNNDRVSLLLKDSFIDSFPARDQPFIKLFVDTQLFTVLSDSRLSSFESGES